Proteins from one Mytilus galloprovincialis chromosome 11, xbMytGall1.hap1.1, whole genome shotgun sequence genomic window:
- the LOC143051576 gene encoding uncharacterized protein LOC143051576 gives MATPPTEVDDEIDFDDYEEPYTDEGMSEEEEDYLDYLLGDNEEEMNDFDDPWIPADTYISSQSSVESSSSSCTLNSTRIYWKDENSNDDGAPDPRTVQFKPNKKPGIQFGRLSRHTLKLLTSPVDFFKLFLTGMLLTSLCLSTNQHAAYHIRNGKFQSYAGPNGSWEVVTEQEMEK, from the exons atggcTACGCCCCCGACAGAAGTTGACGATGAAATAG ATTTTGATGACTATGAAGAGCCTTATACAGATGAAGGAATGTCTGAAGAAGAGGAAGATTATTTAGACTATTTGCTTGGTGACAATGAGGAGGAAATGAATGATTTCGATGATCCATGGATACCAGCAGATACTTATAT ATCTTCACAATCATCAGTTGAAAGTAGTTCAAGTTCATGTACCCTCAATAGTACCAGGATCTACTGGAAAGATGAAAACAGCAATGATGATGGGGCTCCAGATCCAAGAACAGTACAGTTTAAACCAAACAAGAAACCAGGCATACAATTTGGAAGATTGTCTAG ACACACATTGAAGTTATTGACCTCTcctgttgatttctttaaattgtttttaactgGTATGTTGCTCACATCCCTCTGCTTGTCTACAAATCAACATGCTGCATATCATATCAGGAATGGTAAATTTCAGTCATATGCTGGGCCTAATGGAAGTTGGGAAGTTGTTACAGAGCAGGAGATGGAAAAGTAA